In Sesamum indicum cultivar Zhongzhi No. 13 linkage group LG1, S_indicum_v1.0, whole genome shotgun sequence, the sequence AATCCCTCAAGCGCGCCTACAGAACCGACCCAACAGATGTCCCCACTCATCTCCTCTCCCGCCTCATCAAATCCGACCTCACCGCGGCATTCAAGGAGCTCCTGCGCCAGGACCAATGCGCCCTCGCAGTCAAAGTGTTCTCCACCATCCAATCAGAATACGGAGCCGACCTCAACATGTACGCTGAGTTGGTGGTGGCGTTGGGTAGGAATGGATTGAGTGAGGAGATTGATCCGTTGATGGGGGAGCTGGAAAAGCAGGGCGGCGGAATCATCCAATGTGAAGAGGGTAAGGGGTTGCTGAGGTTGGTGAAGGCGTTGATTGGTGCGCGGAGGAAAGAATCAACGGTGAGGATTTATGGAATGATGAAGAGGAGTGGGTGGGGGTCCACGTATGAAGTGAATGAGTACATGGGGAGGGTTTTAAGTAAGGGGCTGAGGAGGTTTGGGGAGGTGGAATTGGCTGATGAGATAGATGAGGAAATAGGGAGATTGTTTAAGGGTATTCTCGTCAAACCAAGAGTTTAATGGGTAGTTATTCTAGTGACTAACTTTTTTGGG encodes:
- the LOC105163853 gene encoding uncharacterized protein LOC105163853 gives rise to the protein MASTAPSLFALFSSTAATTNLRRISTVRCGPRDNRGPLLKGRILSTEAIQAIQSLKRAYRTDPTDVPTHLLSRLIKSDLTAAFKELLRQDQCALAVKVFSTIQSEYGADLNMYAELVVALGRNGLSEEIDPLMGELEKQGGGIIQCEEGKGLLRLVKALIGARRKESTVRIYGMMKRSGWGSTYEVNEYMGRVLSKGLRRFGEVELADEIDEEIGRLFKGILVKPRV